From Heterodontus francisci isolate sHetFra1 chromosome 9, sHetFra1.hap1, whole genome shotgun sequence, the proteins below share one genomic window:
- the LOC137373444 gene encoding protein FAM181A-like: protein MASADSEVKTLLNFVNLASSDIKAALDKSAPCRRSVDHRKYLQKQLKRFSQKYSRIPRCHPNRLLESSSKRGSEDKNRAYILQHAGSHLHFKPPGTKLSCTAAQDCSETLPGAITAEGKQLGRHDQVPMRKRQLPASFWEEPRPPKNLQPLNLLHVEQVIGAADGPNGHGSESKPAQECSNPPKHTPALPVVQQDCDREPVKFHFASLSRTMNLCSCCPFQYHGHRVYQSHMGLPHSDIPDIGMWRKGVNLPAELHAYSKDSLNGQKIHKPVVLKPIPTKPTVPPPLYNVYGFL from the coding sequence ATGGCATCGGCGGACAGCGAGGTGAAAACTTTGCTGAACTTTGTCAATCTGGCTTCGAGTGACATAAAGGCGGCCCTGGACAAGTCTGCTCCTTGCCGGCGTTCGGTCGATCACAGGAAATATTTACAGAAACAACTCAAACGTTTTTCGCAAAAATACTCGCGCATTCCGCGGTGTCACCCCAACCGACTGCTGGAATCTAGTTCGAAGAGAGGTTCAGAGGACAAGAATCGAGCTTATATTCTGCAGCATGCGGGCTCTCACTTACATTTCAAACCTCCTGGTACTAAGCTGTCTTGCACAGCCGCTCAAGATTGTAGCGAAACTTTGCCAGGAGCGATCACAGCCGAAGGGAAACAGCTCGGCAGACATGATCAGGTGCCCATGCGGAAAAGACAGCTCCCTGCCTCCTTCTGGGAAGAACCGAGACCGCCTAAAAATCTTCAGCCCTTGAATCTACTTCATGTGGAACAAGTGATCGGTGCAGCCGATGGTCCGAATGGCCACGGATCTGAGAGCAAACCAGCCCAGGAATGCTCCaacccacccaaacacacaccagcaCTTCCAGTGGTCCAGCAGGACTGTGATAGAGAGCCCGTGAAATTCCACTTTGCCTCCCTGTCACGTACAATGAATCTGTGCAGTTGCTGTCCATTTCAGTACCATGGCCATCGGGTTTACCAGAGCCACATGGGCCTGCCTCATTCCGACATTCCTGACATTGGGATGTGGAGGAAAGGTGTGAACTTGCCAGCCGAGCTCCACGCTTACTCTAAAGACTCTTTAAACGGACAAAAAATTCACAAACCTGTCgttttgaaacccatccccaccaagCCCACTGTCCCTCCTCCTCTGTACAACGTGTATGGCTTTCTTTGA